From the Solanum pennellii chromosome 4, SPENNV200 genome, one window contains:
- the LOC107018039 gene encoding putative serine carboxypeptidase-like 23 produces MVKTSYFHFFFLTLLALSNLVHCYKPKSLKPISHYFKINIEKTTSSRSVSQRTSPVHFVTQNSLKDSDKIEKLPGEPEDVDFNQYSGYVTVDSSAGRALFYYFVESPTHSASKPLVLWLNGGPGCSSLGGGAFGELGPFRVNKDGTLQRNQFSWISEANIIFLESPAGVGFSYTNTSSDFNFSGDRTTARDSYTFLVYWLERFPEYKPNDFYLIGESYAGHYIPQLAQLILLHNNNSNETISTINLKGIAIGNAYVDFEANMKGTTEYYWSHALISEELYNKIILTCNFSTPSSVSKKCNAYLDQIDEEIGNIFIYNVYASLCTNRSPSSTSISDVDPCLPSYIQSYFNIPEVQKAMHANVTNLPYPWESCNNTLNLNWKDRPLSVLPLLHQLMKSGLRIWLYSGDMDVVVPVTDTRYAIKMLNLSVKTSWYPWYLQGEVGGYVEEYKNLTFVTIRGAGHFVPTYQPNRALAFFSHFLSGKPPLKK; encoded by the exons atggttaaaacaTCATATTTCCACTTCTTTTTCCTAACCTTGTTAGCTTTATCTAATTTAGTGCATTGTTATAAACCTAAAAGCCTAAAACCAATTTctcattatttcaaaataaacatagaaaaaaCTACTAGTAGTAGAAGTGTATCACAAAGGACTTCACCAGTACATTTTGTGACTCAAAATTCACTCAAAGATagtgataaaattgaaaaattgccTGGTGAACCTGAAGATGTAGATTTTAACCAGTATTCAGGATATGTTACAGTTGATTCAAGTGCTGGAAGAGCTTTGTTTTATTATTTCGTCGAATCGCCTACACATTCTGCTTCTAAGCCTCTTGTCTTATGGCTCAATGGAG GGCCAGGTTGTTCCTCACTTGGAGGAGGAGCATTTGGTGAACTTGGTCCATTTAGAGTTAACAAAGATGGAACTCTACAGAGGAatcaattttcatggatttctg AGGCCAACATAATATTTCTCGAATCACCTGCTGGCGTTGGATTTtcatatacaaacacaagttcTGACTTCAATTTTAGCGGAGACAGAACAACAGCTCGTGATTCTTACACCTTTCTAGTCTATTGGCTCGAACGATTTCCAGAATATAAACCTAATGACTTTTACCTTATTGGAGAGAGCTACGCGGGACATTACATCCCTCAACTTGCTCAGCTTATACTTCTTCACAACAACAACTCAAACGAGACGATTAGTACTATAAACTTGAAAGGAATTGCT ATTGGCAATGCCTATGTTGATTTCGAAGCCAACATGAAAGGAACAACAGAGTATTACTGGTCTCATGCACTAATTTCAGAGGAATTATACAACAAAATCATATTAACCTGCAATTTTTCTACTCCATCATCTGTCTCCAAGAAATGCAACGCGTATTTGGATCAAATCGATGAAGAAATTGGAAATATCTTCATCTACAACGTCTACGCGTCATTGTGCACCAACAGATCACCCTCAAGTACCTCA ATATCGGATGTTGATCCGTGCCTTCCGAGTTACATTCAGTCTTACTTCAACATACCAGAAGTTCAGAAGGCGATGCACGCGAATGTTACAAATCTTCCTTATCCATGGGAAAGTTGCAA TAACACACTTAATCTCAACTGGAAAGATAGACCATTGAGTGTTTTGCCACTTTTACATCAGTTGATGAAGAGTGGATTAAGGATATGGCTGTATAG TGGTGACATGGATGTTGTAGTGCCAGTGACAGATACTAGATATGCTATAAAGATGTTAAATTTATCAGTTAAGACGTCTTGGTACCCTTGGTACTTACAAGGAGAG GTTGGTGGATATGTAGAGGAGTATAAAAACTTGACATTTGTGACAATAAGAGGAGCAGGTCATTTTGTTCCAACATATCAACCAAATCGAGCTTTGGCTTTTTTCTCCCATTTTCTTAGTGGAAAGCCTCCCCTTAAAAAGTAG